In a single window of the Micromonospora sp. WMMD1155 genome:
- a CDS encoding oxidoreductase, with protein MTRTWLITGGSQGLGKALVLAALKAGDRVVATSRKPEALASLAAEHPERLAAVALDVTSPAQAREVVAAAVQRFGSIDVVVNNAGYATSGSIEDFPEEEFRAQVEANLYGVVNVTRAVLPVMRGQRSGHIVQISSIGGRVGGTPGLGAYQTAKFAVEGFSEVLANEVAPLGIKVTIVEPGGIRTGWAAGAAEPSGPITPDYEQTVGAWLNRFAQYAGNEPGDPDRMARAIVDTVDAAEPPRRLLLGSDALGIAISSEEGRIAEANSWAEVSRSTDYPTA; from the coding sequence GTGACAAGGACTTGGCTGATCACCGGTGGCTCGCAGGGCCTGGGCAAGGCACTGGTGCTCGCAGCGCTGAAGGCCGGCGACCGGGTAGTGGCGACTTCCCGCAAGCCGGAAGCGCTGGCTTCCCTGGCGGCAGAGCACCCCGAGCGTCTCGCGGCCGTCGCGCTCGACGTCACCTCCCCGGCGCAGGCCCGAGAGGTGGTCGCCGCGGCGGTGCAGCGGTTCGGCTCCATCGACGTGGTGGTCAACAACGCGGGCTACGCCACCAGCGGCTCGATCGAGGACTTCCCCGAGGAGGAATTCCGCGCGCAGGTCGAAGCGAACCTGTACGGCGTGGTCAATGTGACGAGGGCGGTCCTACCCGTGATGCGCGGGCAGCGATCCGGGCATATCGTGCAGATCTCCTCGATCGGCGGCCGCGTAGGCGGCACCCCCGGCCTGGGTGCCTACCAGACGGCGAAGTTTGCCGTAGAGGGCTTCTCCGAGGTCCTCGCCAACGAAGTGGCCCCCTTGGGCATCAAGGTCACCATCGTCGAGCCGGGTGGTATCCGCACCGGCTGGGCCGCCGGGGCCGCCGAACCCTCCGGTCCCATCACGCCTGACTACGAGCAGACGGTCGGCGCGTGGCTGAATCGATTCGCACAGTATGCCGGGAACGAGCCCGGCGACCCGGACCGCATGGCCCGCGCCATCGTCGACACCGTGGACGCCGCGGAGCCTCCGCGCCGGCTGCTGCTCGGCAGCGACGCACTAGGGATCGCGATCAGCTCAGAGGAAGGCCGTATAGCGGAGGCCAACTCGTGGGCCGAGGTGAGCCGGTCCACGGATTACCCCACCGCCTGA